In the Streptomyces sp. NBC_00193 genome, GCAGCTGCTGTGCGTCTCGAACTTCTCGCCGGTGGTCCGGCACGGGTACCGGATCGGGGTCCCGGAAGAGGTGCCGCTGTGGCGGGAGGTCCTCAACACCGACCAGCAGCTCTACGGCGGCAGCGGCGTCCACCACACCCAGCCGGTGCGCCCCGAGCCGGTCCCCGCCCAGGGCCGGGCGGCGAGCCTGCGCCTGACCCTCCCGCCCCTGGCGACGGTCTGGCTCAGCCCGATGCCGCGCCGGTAGCGGCCAGGACCCCTTCCAGCTCCTGGAGGAGCCTGCGCTTGGCGCGGGCTCCGACCAGCTGCAGGACGGGCTCGCCGTCGTGGAAGACGAGCAGGGTCGGCATGGACAGCACGCCGTGGCCCGGCCGTTTCGGCCTCGGCTTCGGCTTCGGCTTCGGCGAGCTGGCTCGCGACCTGGTCGCGCACCTCGCCGAGGCGGCCGATCAGGCCGTCCAGTTCGGTGAGCTTGCGCCGGTCGCATGGCCCCGACGTCAAGGCAAGGAGCGGGTTCGGAGGCCCTCGCCACCCCCGTGAGCGAGGGCCTCCGCCTCATGGAGCACGGAGGGGACGGGTGGCCGGTTCGGATCGGTCGGGTCATGTGAGACGGATCACGCACGGGGGTATCGCTCCGGGCGGCCGGAAACGTACGCTAGGAAGTGGATCACGATTCGCCCCGATTACCGGACAGTCGCAGGGAAAACCGTCCAAAGCCCTTAACTCCATAGGACGTTCCTACGAGTTATGGGCTTGTTTGTTTGGTCTGTAGTCGCCGCGCCTCGGCCACTCCTACGGTGTGCCATGTGCACTCCAGCCCCCCCTTCAATGCCCCCGCCGCGCGTCGTCTCCGCGCGGCCCTGGGCATGGCTCCCGGTCATGTCGCCTACGGCCTGCGGGCCCAGTACGGAATGCTCGTCACTCCCGAGACCGTGATGGCATGGGAGCGTGGCGAGATTTCGCCCTCCTCCGCCGAGCTCACCGCGCTGGCCGGCGTGCTCTGGTGTTCCCCCGGCGAGCTGCTCGCCGAGCCCGTCACCCTGCGGGAGCACCGCATCGCCCGGGGCCTGGCCGCCGAGGACCTGGCCCGCCGGGTCGGGGTGGAGGCGGGCGCCTACCAGAAGATGGAGGACACCGGCCGCTGGAAGGGCAACGAGCGGCAGTCCGCGGCGCTGGCGACGGCGCTGGGGCTGACCCTGGCCCAGTTCGTGACGGCGACCGGCAAGCACGAGGAGCTGGCCGAGCTGCTGCGCAGCGCGGTGACCACGCGCTGGCAGGCGTACGTGAAGCCGCTGACCAAGCTGCTGCCGGTGCCCAAGGCGCACCTGGAGCGGGTGCTGGAGCAGCTGCACGGCGAGTACCAGTCGCGGATGGTGGCGACCCTGAGCTGGGGCGGCGGCCAGGGCGAGGCCGGCAGCGGCGATTCGGGACGTGAGTACCTCACGGACATCGTGGAGCGGTTCTGGTCCCTCGCCGGGGGTGCGGCGTAGGACACATTTCGCCCTCGGGCTCCCTACGGGAAAGGCCCCGACCGCGTCCAGACGAGGACGTGATCGGGGCCTTTCGGCGTTCGAAGTGGGGGCGGAGGTCCCGCCCCGGGGGCCGGTCGGCAGCTTCCCTGGCGGCGGCCGCTAGCGCGCCGGCAGCGGTGCGTACACCACGGTCGCCGCGATGCCGGCCTTGGCGAGGTCCTTCGTCAGCCGGTCCGCCACCGTCCGGTCGCCGACCAGGATGGTCGGTGCGGCGGGGCCCTCGGCGAGCGCCTTCTTCAGGTGGACCAGCGAGGTGTCGTACAGCGACGCGAACTCCCGCTTCTGGGCGTCCTTCTCGGCGGGCGGGCCGCCCATCTGGACGTAGAAGATCTCGTACAGCGCCACCATGTCGCCCGCCCGGTGGTTCAGGAGCTGGGCGAGGAAGGTGGACTTCAGGTTCAGGTACGAGTCGTTGGAGTACAGGGCGATCACCGGGCCCGG is a window encoding:
- a CDS encoding helix-turn-helix domain-containing protein, whose amino-acid sequence is MHSSPPFNAPAARRLRAALGMAPGHVAYGLRAQYGMLVTPETVMAWERGEISPSSAELTALAGVLWCSPGELLAEPVTLREHRIARGLAAEDLARRVGVEAGAYQKMEDTGRWKGNERQSAALATALGLTLAQFVTATGKHEELAELLRSAVTTRWQAYVKPLTKLLPVPKAHLERVLEQLHGEYQSRMVATLSWGGGQGEAGSGDSGREYLTDIVERFWSLAGGAA